ATCCGAGCTGTAATCGACATCGAGCTTCGGTTTGCTGTCATAGTCCCCTTCGGACAGCGCCGAATGGACGCTTAGCGGCGCAGCCGCAGCGGCGGCGGGCAGCGCTTCGCTCAGCTTCCCCAGAAACGTCGGGTTGACGACCTGCCCGCGGAACGGAATCGGCTCGACCTTCTGGATGCTGTAGGTCGTGCTCATGTCGACCTTCACCTGGATCAGGCAAATTTTCGCCAAATAAATGCAGCCGTCCGTGTGGCTGCCGGCCTCATAGGCCGCATCCAGCGTCCGGTTATAATAATCGGCGACGATTCGGTCCTTGACCGGTTCGCCGATGATTTCAATCGGCATGCTTTCCATGCACGCCGTATTCAGCACGTTCGTTTTATCGCCCACCGTCAGTTTGGCGCTTTCCTCCGGAATGCGAAACGTTCCTGCGCCGAGGCCTCCCGAGGTTTTAAAACGGTAAGTTTTTGCGGCGTACGTTTCCCTCAAGCCGTCAGGCTCCTCATACACAATCAAGGAACCGCCGTTCCCTCCGGCCAACTCGAATTGATCGGAGATCAGCTCGAACGACAGCTTCACCTTTTCCGTTCCGAGCGCTTTGTCGATATGCACCGTTACATCGAAATAATCGCCGGCATTGACATATTTGGGGATTTTGATCCACACCTTCACCCGGCTGTCCGCGTACAGCTCCCCTACGTGTTCCAGCAGCCCCGCGTAATTCGGATCGGCAGGCGCCGGAGCGTCCGTGCGGATGACCAATTTGTACGTTTCCTTGATCCTGTTGAACTCCTGCACCTCTTCAGAGCGGGTGGCCGAGCTGGCCACGGAATGAACCGGCTCGTTGTCCTCCTCCCGATACTCAATGCACAGGTACACGTTCTGCGCATAATCGGACGCCGGAAAGCCCTCTACCATCGACAGCTGCTGCTTGACGGTAGAAGGCAAAACGATTTCGTTGCCATGGCTGTCAATGGCCAGCCCCGGCTGCACGGCGATGTAATTGTCGTCGACGCGCGACACTTCCAGTCCGGTGACGATTCCGCTGCCGTGCAGCAGCTTGTTCATCAGGCCTCTTTTATCGCCAACATACGTTTGCTCCAGCTGGAAATCGCGCACCGTCAGCAGCTTGCCGTAGAAATACCGGTTTTTTACAAAAGGATAACGCCGCGGTTTTTTCATCAGGATTTCCTCCCCTTCCCATCAACTTAAATAACCTATTCAAGCTCGGCGTCCATTTCTATCCGCGCGTGCATATCGAGTCGCGGATCCCGGTCTTTCTCGCTGAGCAGCGTATGGTGCGGCATCGTGGCGCCCGGCAGGAGCCCCATGGGCGACGGCTCCGACAAGGCGGTGTTCACCCCGAGGTACGTATGCATGCCAAGGTACATCCACGGCTCCAGCACGATCAGCTTCGCCTCCGTAAACGCCGGTTTATGATCCTGCAAAATGCGTTCCACCACGTATCGCTTGCTTTCGCTGTCCGCATGCTCCGGCTTCAGCAGCACGTGGAAGCAGTACGGATGGCCGCCGTACAGCCGCTCGGCGATCGGCTTCAGCTCCGCATGCTCGCGCATGCTCTTAAGCTGAAAGTGCTCGATAATAATCGGCTTTTCCCCGATAAAAATTTCGAGCATGCTTTCAAGCCCGCTTCTCGTCCCCCGACGTCGGTACAGTTCCGGAGAGCGGCGGATAAACCGGCGAAGCTGGCTGTCCGTCCAGTGCTGCTCGCCCGAAATGCCGATCCACGTCCCAATCCATTTTACAAAATCGCCCGACGCCGCACCCGCATCGAAGTTGGCGGCCATCCGGTCGATTTGATATTCCAGCTCGTCGAAAAAGGTGGCGAACAGCGACAAGAAGCGGTCCAGAAACTGCCGGCTCGCTTCGTGCTCCTGATAAACCGCCGGCAAATAATCGAGCAGCGATTGTCTCGGAAAATAGACGCGCAGCCGGCGGAGCAGCGGATTTTGCCCTTCGTTGCCGGACAGCTCGATTTTCAGCCACAAGTAGCGGCCTTTGGCACCAAAAAGCAGCGCGTCCCGCGGATTGACGATGGCCGGTCCACTTGCGCTGGCGGCGATTTCATCCGTGTCGGAAAGCCGCACCCAATCGTCCGGCGTCATTTCCTCGTCCGTGGCGTAATAAATGATGCGGATTTGCGTCTCGATCGGATTGTCCGCTTCCAGCTGCACCTTGTGCCATTCGGTGCCTTCAACCGTGCTGTCAAGCGCGTGGCTGTAGTAAACTCCTTTCGTTATCCCCGGCCGAAGCGGTTTCGTTCGCCAGGAAAGCTCAAGCAGCGTCAGTATGTTTTCCTGCCGGTTAAACGCGAACATCCGGTGGTACCGGTCGATCAGCAGCTTGTCGATGCGGCCGGGCAGCGGGGCAATCAGCGCGGAATCGTTGCCGTCCGGAGCCAGCATGCGGATAAACCGCCCGTCCTCGTCCGGTCCGATAGATTGGCTCTCCCCAAGATACAAACGGCCGTCCGCACCGACGACGAATCCCGATAACGACTCCGGGCGCATCGACGGCGGAAGCTCAAGCGGCCCTGTATGAACAGGGTCGCCCCTGGTCACATCCGCTCTGAACAGACGCCCCGTGCCGGAATCATACACAAACAGCTCGCCTTCCGGCGTAACCGCGGCATAGAAGGATTCGCCCAATCGATTCAAGGCGGTATCCCGTTCCACGGTCGTGAAAAAGTGAATGTCCGGAGCGTCTCGGGGCCGGTCCCCTTCCAGCACGATAAAGCCGATGCCCGTACCTTGCGGCACGACAAGCCCTCCATCCGTTCCCGGCTCGACACGTTCCGGGACGACCGCATACAGCCGGTCCGCCATGTCCG
The window above is part of the Paenibacillus hamazuiensis genome. Proteins encoded here:
- a CDS encoding phage tail protein, with translation MAARNLFFSFNKKSDWAKGRTVNMEIDDQGMRIEREMTYTFRRHVALPDPAVYGAATDLAVGRHGMLYVLTGSAAIYQFDAAGEAVEPLFVQGHGLFTSRAMLAASDRFLFVADIGAPERLAAYSALNGQIVWSMNRIRGMELYPLATAADMADRLYAVVPERVEPGTDGGLVVPQGTGIGFIVLEGDRPRDAPDIHFFTTVERDTALNRLGESFYAAVTPEGELFVYDSGTGRLFRADVTRGDPVHTGPLELPPSMRPESLSGFVVGADGRLYLGESQSIGPDEDGRFIRMLAPDGNDSALIAPLPGRIDKLLIDRYHRMFAFNRQENILTLLELSWRTKPLRPGITKGVYYSHALDSTVEGTEWHKVQLEADNPIETQIRIIYYATDEEMTPDDWVRLSDTDEIAASASGPAIVNPRDALLFGAKGRYLWLKIELSGNEGQNPLLRRLRVYFPRQSLLDYLPAVYQEHEASRQFLDRFLSLFATFFDELEYQIDRMAANFDAGAASGDFVKWIGTWIGISGEQHWTDSQLRRFIRRSPELYRRRGTRSGLESMLEIFIGEKPIIIEHFQLKSMREHAELKPIAERLYGGHPYCFHVLLKPEHADSESKRYVVERILQDHKPAFTEAKLIVLEPWMYLGMHTYLGVNTALSEPSPMGLLPGATMPHHTLLSEKDRDPRLDMHARIEMDAELE